ACGACGACAAGAGCCCCGCGCGCGAGATCATCACCGACTACGCGCAGGCCAACTTCCGGTACTTCCGCACCGCGGACGGCACCGTCTACGCGCAGCGGAACGGCCACCCCGTCGCGCGGCCGATCCGGTCCCAGGGCACGACGGGCAGCCACCGCCAGGAACTCATGGTCGACCTGTTCCGCGACGGCATCGGCGTGTTCAACGGCACCGCCCTCAAAGAAGCCCTGGACCTCATTGAGGCGTTGGCGCTGACCGAGGAGACCCAGCCCGTGCACATCCGGGTCGCGCCCGGCTTCGACGGCGCCACGTGGCTCGACCTCGGCCGCGCAGACGGCCAGTCGGTGCGCATCCACCCCACCGGGTGGGCGATCGCTGTCCCGGATCCGCGTGAGGTGTGCTGGCGGCGAACCCAGCTCACCGGGGAACTGCCGCTGCCGGTGAAGGACACCGACGGGAAGGGCATCGACCTGCTTTTGCGGTTGACCAACTTCGCCACGGCGGAGACCGAGTGCCTGGCCCTCGCCTGGCTCATCGGCAGTCTCGGACCGTCCGTCCCCGTCCCGGCCCCGTTCCTCACCGGCCCGCAAGGCGCTGGGAAGTCGACGGCCGGGCGGATGCTCATGCGGATCGTCGAAGGTATGAGCAGCGACCTGCGGCGGGCGCCGAAGGACGAGGAGAACCTGATCGCGGCCGTGGCGGCGGGGTGGGTCACCGCCCTGGACAACCTCTCCCACATGACCCCGGACCTCTCCGATGCGATGTGCTGCATCGTGACCGGCGCCGAGAGCGTCAAGCGTGCCCTGTTCACCGATGGGGACGTCGTCCGGGCCCGCTACCGGCGCCCGCTGCTGCTGACCGGCATCGACGTGGGCGTGATCCGGCCCGACCTCGCCGAACGGCTGCTGCCCCTGCGGCTGGAGCGGCCGCGGGTACGGCGGACCGAGGCCGAGCTATGGGCAGAGTACGAGCAGGTTCTGCCCGTCATCCTCGGCTCGCTGCTGGACCTTGCGGTGAAGGTGCGGGCCGCCGAGGCAGACATCCCGACCGACCTGCGGATGGCCGACTTCGCGCACCTGTGCGCGCAGCTCGACGCGGCGACCGGCTTCGGCTCGCTGGCCGCCTACCGGGCCAGCCTGGACGAGCTCAACGACGACGTCATCGAGGGCGACCTCCTCGCCCAGACCGTGCTCAAGCATGCGGCCAGCATGACGCCAGGGGAGGAGACGCGGATGACGTCCTCGGAGTGGCTGTACGCGCTCACCGGCCTCTACAGCGGCGAGGAGTGCCGCCCGCTGCCGAGAGGCTGGCCCACCACGGGCAAAGTCCTCTCCGACCGGCTCAAGCGCCTTCAGCCCACCCTCGCCGCCCGGGGCGTGGTCGTCGACTGGGGCCGCACCGGTGCCGCCCGCTACATCGAGATGACCCGCCCGGCCGCACACCAGCAGGACGCGCTGAACTGACCTGCCGCACCGTGCGCGGCGCGGACAAGCAAGAAGAGCACCGGGCGCCGGCGGAGACGTGCTCCTTTTGCAGTTCGGCGGCTCGCCGCCGCCCGAAGGTCGCGCCGCGCAGCGGCTCCGCCTTTCAGCCCTGAGCCGCACACGCACAACAACAGACAGCCCACTCTCTTGTCCTAGGAGGAGAGACCCTGCGTCACCTGCGTCACCAGTGAGCCGCAAACGGCTCGTGACCAGCCACAACAGCAGTGACGCAGACGGCAGCCGCTGCGTCATCCTGCGTCACCTGCGTCATGGGCGACGCAAGCCCTGCGTCACCCATGACGCACGTCACGACCCGCTGCGTCACGAGAGTTCGCAGGCCAGACGCGTGGCGTGACGCGGATGACGCGATGACGCAGAAATCCGCACCTCGGACAGGCGCGGGCTCCCGAGCAGTCCCCCACTCCGTTCGCAGGCCACCCCTGAGGAGTCACCGCATGAACTCCCCCCTGCCCACAAGTCACCAGGCCCTGACCGTGCCCGAGGTCATGAGCGCGCTTCGGATGAGCCGTTTCAAGGTCTACGACCTGATCCGGTCCAAGCGGCTCCCCAGCTTCACCGAAGGGCGACTGCGCCGCGTCCCCGCAGACGCGGTGGCCACGTACATGAAGAACCGTCTTGAGGAGGCCGCCTGATGGCACGCAAGCGAAACCCGAACGGCGCCGGCAGTGTCTGGCAGCGCAAGGACGGGCGGTACGAAGGACGGGTGTACGTCCCGCAGCCGGACGGAACCCGCAGGCCCAAGACCGTCTACGGCGCGACCTGGGACGAGTGCGACGCCAAGCGCCAGGAGCTGGTGCTGCGGGACCGCCAGGGCGTCCCCACCCCGACGCGCTCGGCCAAGCTTTCCGAGTGGTTGCCCTACTGGCTGGAGGAGTTCGTCAGGGGCGACCGCAAGAAGACCACGTACGCCAAGTACGAGACACACGTCCGGCGCTACCTGATCCCCCAGATCGGCTCCAAGCGGCTGGAGAACCTCGGAGCTGCCGACGTACGCCGCATGCTCGCGGCCGTCACCGTTCAGGCATCTGCGGCAACGGCCAAGGAGTCCCACCGAGTGCTCCGCAGCGCGCTGACGGCCGCGTGCCGAGAGGAACTGATCAGCAGGAACGTGGTCAAACTCGTCCCTGCGCCGCGAGTGCAGCCGAGGGAACTCAAACCGTGGAGCCTGGAGCAGACGACCACCTTCCTGGAGGCCGCGAGGAAGGATCCGCTGTACACAGCCTTCGTTCTCGCCGTGACGCTCGGGTTGCGCCGCGGCGAGATTCTGGGGTTGCGCTGGTCGGACATCGACCTGGAGCACCGCACACTCACGGTGCGGAACCAGCTCCAGCGCGTGCAGAAGGAGCTGTACGAGGACACGACTAAGAACCGCAGGACACGGGCGATCCCCATCCCGCTGATGTGCGTGGCTCCTCTGCGCTGGCAGCGGCTGGGACAGGCCGGACAGCGAGTCGCCGCCGGTGAGAGCTGGCACGGTGGCGACTACGTGTTCACGACTCGCACGGGACGGCCGGTGGAGCCGAGGAACCTCAGCCGGTCGTTCGAGCGCGTATCGGACGACGCGGGGCTCCCCCGCATCCGGCTGCACGACGCCCGGCACGGCTGCGCCACCCTGCTGTTCGCCGCCGGGGTGCCGGCGCGCGTGGTGATGGAGATCCTGGGGCACTCGCAGATCGCCGTCACCATGAACATCTACACCCATGTGTCGGACGACAACCGGCGCGAGGCGATGGGACACATGGACCGGCTCTTGCGACGTCGCCGCCGGTCAGACTGAGGGACTGCCGTCAATTCCTACCGTCAACGCCCCCGCGGCGGCTCGCTGCGGGGGCGTTCTGGCTGGTGGGCGCGGACGGTTTCGAACCGCCGACATCTGCTTTGTAAGAGCAGCGCTCTACCCCTGAGCTACGCACCCGAGAATGAGGCAACAGCCTACATGGACCCGGGGTGGGTGCCGCAAACCAGATCACATGGGACTCCCATGGTGACAGGGGTGAGCCGGGGTCAGCGGGGCCCCGGGGGCGTCCGGCGCAAGCCGTCGGCTGGGGGTGCGGCGGGGCAGCGGTGCGACGGGGTGGCGGAGAGCACGATCGGGTGCCGACCCAGGCCGGTGCGGCGAGACCGCGCCCGGTGCGGTACCGGGCGCCCGGTACGGAGGGAGCGAGTTGTGGGGAGGGAGCAGGCGCCCCCGCACGGCCGGGCCGCGGTGCGCATGGGATCGAGGCGCAGGTCGCGCGGCGCGGCACCGTCGGAGGCCCGTGAGCCGAACCGGCCGAGGCGCCGGGCCGGTCGCGCGGTCGAGACGCCGGACATCGGCGCCCGCCTCCGCCCCTCGGATCCGCGGGCCGCACGGTTCGAGGGGGCATGGCGCAGGCTTGTCACGCGAAGTGTGAACTCACAGGCTCGTGTGTTCGTCCTTACCCAGTGGGAGAATGAACCGGCAGGGCGGACACGGCACGGGAGAGGGATGTGACGGCGACACACGCACGGCCGCGCGCAGGGGCGAGCGCGAGAGCGGGTTTCGTGCGTGGGGTGGTTGCACTGGTGCTGATGCCGTTGCCGTTGGTGGTCGCCGCACTTCCGGCCGCGTTCGCCGGAGGCGGGACACGGCGATGGTTCGGTGGCCGCGGTGACAGCCGGCGGGCCGAGGCCCAGGCCGCGAAGGACGCCGCCGCAGCGGCGTTCTACGAACTGGACACCGCCCAGCGCGACCTGCGGATCTCCATCGAGACGATCACTGCCGTGGACGGCTCCCCGGGTGCCCGGCGCGCGGTCGAGGAGTTCACCGCGCTGGGACACCGGATCGACGAGGTCAGCCACGCGTACATCACCGCCGTCGACACGCACGACCTCGACCGGGACGACCTGGACCCGTCGGTGGCGGTGCGTGCGCGTACGGAGCTGACCGGGGCCAAGGACGAGCTGGTCCGGGTCAGGGGCGAGCTGGAGCGGTTCGCGCAGGGTCTCGGGCCGCTGCTGGAGAAGGCGGAGACCCAGCTGGCCCGGCTCGCCCCCTCGGTCGAGCGGGCCCGGCAGGCGCTGCTCACCGCGAGCAACGCCCTCGACGACGTGCGCGCCTCGGGTATGCGCGCGGACGACCTGGCCGCCGGGCTCGCCGCCCTCGCCCCCGAGCTGACCAGGCTCAACGAGGGCGCCGGCCGGCACGGAGTGCCCGAGACCCTGCAGCGCGCCGACCGGGTGGTGCGGGAGGCCGAGGCGATCCGGGCCGAGGCCGGGCGCCTTCCGGAACGCGCGGCAGAGATCGACAAGCGCCTGGTGTCGCTGCGTACCCGAGCCCAGGCCCTCACCACACGCACGGAGGGGGTCGAGCCCGTCCTCAGTGAGCTGCGCCGCCGGTTCGCCGTCGCCTGCTGGCAGGATCTGCAGCCCGTTCCCGCCCAGGCCGGTGAGGACGTACGCCGCGCCGAGGAGAAGCTCAAGGAAGCCACCAAGGCACGCGACGAACAGCGCTGGCCCGATGCCACGGCCCTGCTCACCACGGTCCGGGCCCTGCTGAACAGCGTCGACGAGGCCGTCTCGGCCGCCGGTGACCGGCTGCGGCGGCTCGACGCCGTCGCCAAGGACCCGGAGCAGGAGATCCAGCGCACCCGGTTCGCCATCCGCGACGCCCAGCGCCTCGCCATGGCGGGCCGCAACACCCCCGATCCGCGCCACGCCCGCCCCCTTGACGACTGCGTCGCCCGGCTCGATCGCGCGGTCGCCGGTCTCGAGGGACGCCACCCCGACTACTGGCACTTCCTGACCGAGTTGGAAGCGGTCCGGCAGACCGTGGCCCGCGTCGTGGGCCTGATCCGCAGCGAGCGCGGCCCGGCGGCGTGACCGCCCCGCAGCGGTCGTGCCGTACGGACCGTGGCGTCGAGCCCTTCCCTCGCCCTGCGCCCGACCGGGCGCAGGGCGCCCACCAGCCGAAACGCCCACCCGCCGGGTAGCCGCCCACACCGCGACCGACCGCGCCCGCGGTCTGGCACCGGTCTGTCCCTGTCCGGCACCGCCCGCGCCCCCACGGACCCCGGCCCCTCCACGGCCCGCCCCCTGGCCTGTCTCCGGTCCTCCACCGCCCACCGCACGCGGGCACTCGGGCCACGGGCTCCATCGGTGACGGTCTGCGCCTGCGCCGGCACGCCACCCATCCCTCCGCGGGGGCGCGGGGCCCCGGCCCACGCCGCCTCACCCGTTCCGTGTCCCGTTCGTGCGGGATCCCGTTTGTCCGGGTGCCGCGGCGGGCGGATCCTGTAGGGAGGTACGCACGGCCAAAAGGAGGCCGCAATGGCATCCACCAACACGTCGCAGGCCACGCGGCACCCCGGCGGCGGGCGCGTCGCCCTGAACGAGCATCTGCCCGTGGACCACAAGCTCAACCAGGTCTACCGCTACGGCGCGGGGCTCATGGGTCTGATCCTGCTGGCCTTCGGGATCCTCGGACTGACGCACAACCTGGGCTTCTTCGACACGGGCAACGACACCGTCGCGGGTCTGAACACCAACGGCGCGCTGAGCGTGCTGTCCATCTGTGTCGGGCTGCTGCTGTTCGTCGGCATGGTCATCGGCGGGAACTTCGCCTCCACGCTGAACATGGTGCTCGGCATCCTCTTCATCTTCAGCGGCTTCGTGAACCTGGGGCTGCTGGACACCGACGCCAACTTCCTCAACTTCCGCATCCAGAACGTGCTCTTCAGCTTCGTCGTGGGGATCATGCTGATGTGGTTCGGCATGTACGGACGGGTGAGCAGCACGCTCCCCCACGACAACCCCTACTGGAAAGCCCGCCACCCGGAGGAGGCGGCGAGGGAGGAGCAGGCACGGGCGGAACGGATGGAGAAGGGTCGGATGCAGGCGGGGCGGATGCTGCCGCGCGAGGGTTCGGAGTCCGGTCGCCAGGAACGACCGCCCGGCTAATCTGTCCCCATGCCCCGTTACGAGTACCGCTGCCGTACCTGCGACGACACCTTCGAGCTGAGCCGGCCCATGGCCGAGTCCTCCGCTCCCGCACCCTGCCCCGCAGGGCACGAGGACACCGTGAAGCTGCTCTCGGCGGTCGCCGTGGGCGGGACGAGCACGGGGCCGGCGCCTGCGCCGACCGGGGGTGGCGGTGGTGGTGGTTGCTGCGGGGGCGGCTGCTGCGGCTGAACGACTGACGGCGGACAGCCGACGACCGATGACCGATGGCTGTCGGTTGTCGGCCTGACAGTCGACGACTGACATCTGACGGCTGACAGCTGACAGCTGACAGAAAGTGTCAGCGGGCATCTGCTGGGCAGAGTGCCGGGCCCCGACACGGCATTCGTCCGTACGCCCGCCACCCGCCCGCACAGCGTCCCGCT
The Streptomyces tirandamycinicus DNA segment above includes these coding regions:
- a CDS encoding ATP-binding protein, whose translation is MSDDDKSPAREIITDYAQANFRYFRTADGTVYAQRNGHPVARPIRSQGTTGSHRQELMVDLFRDGIGVFNGTALKEALDLIEALALTEETQPVHIRVAPGFDGATWLDLGRADGQSVRIHPTGWAIAVPDPREVCWRRTQLTGELPLPVKDTDGKGIDLLLRLTNFATAETECLALAWLIGSLGPSVPVPAPFLTGPQGAGKSTAGRMLMRIVEGMSSDLRRAPKDEENLIAAVAAGWVTALDNLSHMTPDLSDAMCCIVTGAESVKRALFTDGDVVRARYRRPLLLTGIDVGVIRPDLAERLLPLRLERPRVRRTEAELWAEYEQVLPVILGSLLDLAVKVRAAEADIPTDLRMADFAHLCAQLDAATGFGSLAAYRASLDELNDDVIEGDLLAQTVLKHAASMTPGEETRMTSSEWLYALTGLYSGEECRPLPRGWPTTGKVLSDRLKRLQPTLAARGVVVDWGRTGAARYIEMTRPAAHQQDALN
- a CDS encoding helix-turn-helix domain-containing protein; the encoded protein is MNSPLPTSHQALTVPEVMSALRMSRFKVYDLIRSKRLPSFTEGRLRRVPADAVATYMKNRLEEAA
- a CDS encoding tyrosine-type recombinase/integrase, yielding MARKRNPNGAGSVWQRKDGRYEGRVYVPQPDGTRRPKTVYGATWDECDAKRQELVLRDRQGVPTPTRSAKLSEWLPYWLEEFVRGDRKKTTYAKYETHVRRYLIPQIGSKRLENLGAADVRRMLAAVTVQASAATAKESHRVLRSALTAACREELISRNVVKLVPAPRVQPRELKPWSLEQTTTFLEAARKDPLYTAFVLAVTLGLRRGEILGLRWSDIDLEHRTLTVRNQLQRVQKELYEDTTKNRRTRAIPIPLMCVAPLRWQRLGQAGQRVAAGESWHGGDYVFTTRTGRPVEPRNLSRSFERVSDDAGLPRIRLHDARHGCATLLFAAGVPARVVMEILGHSQIAVTMNIYTHVSDDNRREAMGHMDRLLRRRRRSD
- a CDS encoding DUF4383 domain-containing protein codes for the protein MASTNTSQATRHPGGGRVALNEHLPVDHKLNQVYRYGAGLMGLILLAFGILGLTHNLGFFDTGNDTVAGLNTNGALSVLSICVGLLLFVGMVIGGNFASTLNMVLGILFIFSGFVNLGLLDTDANFLNFRIQNVLFSFVVGIMLMWFGMYGRVSSTLPHDNPYWKARHPEEAAREEQARAERMEKGRMQAGRMLPREGSESGRQERPPG
- a CDS encoding FmdB family zinc ribbon protein; translated protein: MPRYEYRCRTCDDTFELSRPMAESSAPAPCPAGHEDTVKLLSAVAVGGTSTGPAPAPTGGGGGGGCCGGGCCG